One genomic region from Capra hircus breed San Clemente chromosome 6, ASM170441v1, whole genome shotgun sequence encodes:
- the LIN28A gene encoding protein lin-28 homolog A (The RefSeq protein has 1 substitution compared to this genomic sequence) codes for MGSVSNQQFAGGCAKAPEEAPEEAPEDAARAAEEPQLLHGAGICKWFNVCMGFGFLSMTARAGVALDPPVDVFVHQSKLHMEGFRSLKEGEAVEFTFKKSAKGLESIRVTGPGGVFCIGSERRPKGKNVQKRRSKGDRCYNCGGLDHHAKECKLPPQPKKCHFCQSISHMVASCPLKAQQAPSSQGKPAYFREEEEEIHSSAMLPETQN; via the coding sequence ATGGGCTCTGTGTCAAACCAGCAGTTCGCAGGTGGCTGCGCTAAGGCGCCGGAGGAGGCGCCGGAGGAGGCGCCGGAGGACGCGGCCCGCGCGGCGGAGGAGCCGCAGCTGCTGCACGGTGCCGGCATCTGTAAGTGGTTCAACGTGCGCATGGGGTTCGGCTTCCTGTCCATGACCGCCCGCGCAGGGGTCGCGCTCGACCCCCCGGTGGATGTCTTTGTGCACCAGAGTAAGCTGCACATGGAGGGCTTCCGGAGCCTGAAGGAGGGGGAGGCTGTGGAGTTCACCTTTAAGAAGTCCGCCAAGGGCCTGGAATCTATCCGAGTCACCGGCCCTGGTGGGGTGTTCTGTATTGGGAGTGAAAGGCGGCCCAAAGGGAAGAATGTGCAGAAACGCAGATCAAAGGGAGACAGGTGCTACAACTGTGGAGGTCTAGACCATCATGCCAAGGAATGCAAACTGCCACCGCAGCCCAAGAAGTGCCATTTCTGCCAGAGCATCAGCCATATGGTAGCCTCGTGCCCACTGAAGGCCCAGCAAGCTCCCAGCTCCCAGGGAAAGCCAGCCTACTTtcgggaggaggaagaagagatccATAGCTCTGCCATGCTCCCAGAGACCCAGAATTGA